Proteins found in one Muntiacus reevesi chromosome 2, mMunRee1.1, whole genome shotgun sequence genomic segment:
- the TTC9B gene encoding tetratricopeptide repeat protein 9B yields MQRGALSPVLMLSAAPEPPPRPPPALSPPGPSPRHGSARSNPTPEASGALGAALDSSLRAAVAFKAEGQRCYREKKFREAIGKYHRALLQLKAAQGARSGGLPAPTPGPATSPGPARLSEEQRRLVENTEVECYDSLTACLLQSELVNYERVREYCLKVLEKQQGNFKATYRAGIAFYHLGDYARALRYLQEARSREPTDTNVLRYIQLTQLKMNRCSLQREDSGAGAGPGTRDVVG; encoded by the exons ATGCAGCGCGGCGCGCTGTCCCCGGTGCTGATGCTCAGCGCTGCCCCGGAGCCTCCGCCGCGCCCGCCTCCCGCCCTTTCCCCGCCGGGCCCCAGCCCCCGCCATGGGTCGGCTCGGTCCAATCCTACCCCAGAGGCTTCGGGAGCCCTGGGTGCGGCGCTCGACAGTAGCCTGCGGGCCGCCGTGGCGTTTAAGGCGGAGGGTCAGCGCTGCTACCGGGAGAAGAAGTTCCGGGAAGCCATCGGCAAGTATCATCGAGCGCTGCTGCAGCTGAAGGCGGCGCAGGGAGCCCGCTCGGGAGGCCTGCCCGCCCCCACTCCCGGACCCGCCACCAGCCCCGGGCCAGCCCGCCTCAGCGAGGAGCAGCGGCGCCTGGTGGAGAACACAGAGGTGGAATGTTACGACTCCCTCACGG CCTGCCTCCTGCAGTCGGAGCTGGTGAACTATGAGCGGGTGCGCGAGTACTGTCTCAAGGTGCTGGAGAAGCAGCAGGGCAATTTCAAGGCTACCTACCGCGCCGGCATCGCCTTCTACCACCTGGGCGACTATGCGCGCGCCTTGCGCTACCTGCAGGAGGCCCGCAGCCGGGAGCCCACAG ACACCAACGTCCTGCGCTACATCCAGCTGACTCAGCTCAAGATGAACCGCTGCAGCCTCCAGCGGGAAGACAGTGGGGCCGGGGCCGGGCCCGGGACTCGGGACGTCGTTGGCTGA
- the CCNP gene encoding cyclin-P, with amino-acid sequence MLVRYRSQVPTSLLGPLQALDPSPSPLQSPNASLDPEPRSTSIPDGVPGGRSISPRRPERSLGPCAPPGLEEALSALGLEGEREYARDIFAEVMVCRALPPRALPRTVTPEMRALVVDWLVQVHEYLGLARDTLYLAVHLLDSYLRAGRVRLHRLQLLGMACLFVACKVEECVLPEPSSLCLLGAGSFSRAELLRAERRILSRLDFRLHHPGPLLCLGLLAALARSGPQVLLLATYFLELSLLEAEAAGWEPGRRAAAALGLAHRLLDGAGSGPEPALYSGAELGPLERCMVRAALRGPAPGRAAVFLKYARPQRQGTSLAAAYLLRHSLPGPP; translated from the exons ATGCTGGTGAGATACAGGAGCCAGGTTCCCACCTCTCTgcttgggcctctccaggctcttgaccccagcccctctcccttgCAGAGTCCAAACGCGTCCCTTGACCCAGAACCTCGGAGCACCTCAATCCCTGACGGCGTCCCGGGGGGCAGGAGCATCTCCCCAAGACGCCCGGAGAGGTCCCTGGGGCCTTGCGCGCCACCGGGGCTGGAGGAGGCTCTGAGCGCGCTGGGGCTGGAGGGAGAACGTGAGTACGCCAGGGACATCTTCGCCGAAGTCAtg GTGTGCCGTGCGCTGCCCCCGAGGGCCCTGCCCCGCACCGTGACCCCGGAAATGCGCGCGCTAGTGGTGGATTGGCTGGTTCAGGTGCAC GAGTACCTGGGTCTGGCGAGGGACACGCTCTACCTGGCCGTGCACCTGCTTGATTCCTACTTGCGCGCGGGCCGAGTGCGCCTACACCGCCTGCAGCTGCTGGGCATGGCCTGTCTGTTCGTGGCATGCAAAGTGGAAGAGTGCGTGCTTCCCGAG ccctcctccctctgtctcctgGGCGCTGGCTCCTTCTCGCGGGCCGAGCTTCTGCGCGCGGAGCGCCGCATCTTGAGCCGCTTGGATTTCCGGCTGCACCATCCGGGCCCGCTACTTTGCCTCGGGTTGCTTGCTGCGCTGGCCCGGAGCGGCCCCcag GTGTTGCTTCTCGCCACTTACTTCTTGGAGCTGTCTCTGCTAGAGGCCGAAGCCGCAGGGTGGGAGCCGGGTCGCCGTGCAGCTGCGGCGCTGGGCCTGGCTCACCGGTTGCTCGACGGAGCGGGTTCTGGGCCTGAGCCGGCGCTTTACAG CGGAGCGGAGCTGGGCCCGCTCGAGCGGTGCATGGTCCGCGCTGCGCTCCGAGGCCCCGCGCCCGGCCGCGCCGCCGTCTTCCTCAAGTACGCGCGGCCCCAGCGCCAGGGCACCAGCCTCGCCGCCGCCTACCTGCTCCGCCACTCCTTACCGGGGCCTCCCTGA